The following proteins come from a genomic window of Desulfocurvibacter africanus subsp. africanus DSM 2603:
- a CDS encoding ATP synthase subunit I codes for MQLEVRRLVRTQFMLAGLFVLAALIAARLSIWGLAFAAGALLASANLYSLAKFVQHIVRMQKGAVAALLIRFYGRLILTGAALYGLIVWLEVPVWALLAGLSTVLVTALYWGATRLHGHNVKEA; via the coding sequence ATGCAGCTTGAGGTCCGGCGGCTTGTGCGTACGCAATTCATGCTCGCCGGCTTGTTCGTGCTTGCGGCCCTGATTGCTGCGCGTCTGTCGATCTGGGGTTTGGCCTTTGCTGCTGGTGCGCTGCTCGCGTCGGCGAATCTTTATTCGCTGGCCAAGTTCGTGCAACACATCGTGCGCATGCAGAAAGGAGCGGTGGCAGCGCTGCTCATACGCTTCTACGGCCGGCTCATACTGACGGGAGCGGCTTTGTACGGGCTCATTGTTTGGCTGGAAGTACCGGTATGGGCCCTGCTCGCAGGGCTTTCAACGGTTCTGGTCACGGCGCTATACTGGGGTGCAACCCGGTTACATGGTCATAATGTGAAGGAGGCTTGA
- a CDS encoding AtpZ/AtpI family protein yields MFFQKGKQPSGTWGVILNATTIGLQLVTATFIGLATGYFLDKWLGTKPWLTLVMLILGVVAGFKSVYEEVKRIQEYERKDSGQHSGKD; encoded by the coding sequence ATGTTCTTTCAAAAGGGGAAGCAACCCTCCGGAACATGGGGCGTCATCCTCAATGCGACGACCATTGGCCTGCAGCTCGTTACGGCCACCTTCATTGGTCTGGCCACGGGCTACTTTCTGGATAAATGGCTAGGAACGAAGCCATGGCTGACCCTGGTCATGCTTATCCTCGGCGTAGTGGCCGGGTTCAAGAGCGTGTACGAGGAAGTCAAACGAATTCAAGAATATGAACGGAAAGACTCTGGCCAGCATTCCGGAAAGGATTGA
- a CDS encoding Lon protease family protein: MGKPLSLAPERLRAGLQPEAVPYADSRQIPRRERFEPPQPRALRALNLAVNIPGNEYNVYLSGEESLGRTYFLRHFLEPVAAKADVPPDVLYVYNFDDEDRPRALQLPPGQGRTLKAELAKAVALLRERIPGSLEQDAFVQRREALLKTYQSTKDDLYTRMEDEAESKGFTLGMETEGQLSLSPRVKGKTLSLEEFEKLDSETQRTLRGKRDELLAAMNGMLRQVQAVERGFTEQERSIEREFASSEVREILAPLRESFASQGKVMDYLAALEKDVLANLERFATRPEQQPQPQPQQPQAEPAQAEDFCGRYEAHLLVDNSGLKGAPVIVEDHPTYFNLLGSMERESELGALYTDFTLIKPGALHRANHGYLILKADDVLNSPSAWEGLLRALRSGLARLEDPSEHSEQVRTRTIEPEPIPLQVKILLVGTDEIYEHLLYHDSRFRKLFKIKAHLQSHVARSEGDILGFLQGCGTIIADAGLLPFDREALAGLVDHASRIVEDQTKLSLHYPLIRELMIEASAMAKLQGKDMVDAAVLHEAQAARDFRANLYEEEFMADYDREIIKVATSGSAVGRVNGLSVTYFGEYEFGLPHHIACTVGVGREGIVDLEREAELGGPIHTKAMMILKSYLLGLFAYDKPLILSGSLYFEQSYAEVEGDSASGAELAALLSALAEAPIELSLAFTGAVNQSGAIMAVGGVTRKIEGFFEVCRRRGLTGRQGVLIPADNVRNLMLKPEVVRAVADGKFSIYPVACIEDALELLTGIQAGKRGPDGTFPEGTLYRRVDDRLGALARAAAQFGQSWRI, encoded by the coding sequence ATGGGAAAACCATTGTCATTAGCTCCTGAACGCCTGCGGGCGGGTTTGCAGCCCGAGGCAGTACCCTATGCGGACTCACGACAGATCCCCCGCCGCGAGCGCTTCGAGCCTCCACAGCCGAGAGCCTTGCGCGCCCTGAATCTCGCTGTGAACATTCCCGGCAACGAGTACAACGTCTACCTCTCGGGCGAGGAAAGCCTCGGGCGCACATATTTCCTGCGCCATTTTCTGGAGCCCGTGGCGGCCAAAGCCGATGTGCCTCCCGACGTGCTGTACGTCTACAACTTCGATGACGAGGACCGGCCCAGGGCTCTCCAACTGCCCCCAGGCCAGGGCCGCACCTTGAAGGCCGAACTGGCCAAGGCCGTCGCCCTGCTGCGCGAGCGCATCCCAGGCAGCCTGGAGCAGGACGCTTTTGTCCAGCGCCGTGAGGCCCTGCTCAAGACCTATCAGAGCACCAAGGATGACCTCTATACGCGCATGGAGGATGAGGCCGAAAGCAAGGGCTTCACACTTGGCATGGAAACAGAGGGGCAGCTCTCCCTTTCCCCGCGCGTCAAGGGCAAGACCTTGTCCCTTGAGGAGTTCGAAAAGCTCGACAGCGAGACCCAGCGCACTCTTCGCGGCAAGCGGGACGAACTGCTGGCGGCAATGAACGGCATGCTGCGCCAAGTGCAGGCCGTCGAGCGCGGTTTTACCGAGCAGGAGCGCTCCATCGAGCGGGAATTCGCCTCCAGCGAGGTCCGCGAGATACTGGCCCCATTGCGCGAAAGCTTTGCTTCCCAGGGCAAAGTCATGGATTATCTGGCGGCCCTGGAAAAGGATGTTCTGGCCAACCTGGAACGCTTCGCGACCCGTCCCGAGCAGCAGCCCCAGCCTCAACCACAGCAGCCGCAGGCCGAGCCGGCCCAGGCCGAGGATTTCTGCGGCCGCTACGAGGCCCATCTGCTCGTGGACAATTCGGGCCTGAAAGGCGCTCCCGTCATCGTCGAGGACCATCCAACCTATTTCAATCTGCTGGGCAGCATGGAGCGCGAGAGCGAGCTCGGCGCCCTGTACACCGACTTCACGCTCATCAAGCCCGGCGCATTGCACCGGGCCAACCACGGCTATCTCATCCTCAAGGCCGATGACGTGCTCAACTCCCCTTCGGCCTGGGAAGGCTTGCTGCGGGCCTTGCGCTCGGGCCTGGCGCGCCTTGAAGACCCTTCGGAACACTCGGAGCAGGTGCGTACGCGCACCATCGAGCCCGAGCCCATCCCGCTGCAGGTCAAGATTCTGCTCGTGGGCACGGACGAGATATACGAGCACCTGCTCTACCATGATAGCCGCTTCCGCAAGCTGTTCAAGATCAAGGCCCACCTGCAGAGCCATGTCGCACGCTCCGAAGGCGACATCCTGGGATTCCTGCAGGGCTGCGGAACCATCATCGCGGACGCCGGCCTGCTGCCCTTCGACCGCGAGGCCCTGGCGGGCTTGGTAGACCACGCCTCGCGCATCGTCGAGGACCAGACCAAGCTGTCCCTGCACTATCCGCTCATCCGCGAACTCATGATCGAGGCCTCGGCCATGGCCAAGCTGCAAGGCAAGGACATGGTGGACGCCGCCGTGCTGCACGAGGCCCAGGCCGCGCGGGATTTCCGGGCCAACCTCTACGAAGAGGAGTTCATGGCCGACTACGACCGCGAGATCATCAAGGTCGCCACTTCCGGTTCGGCCGTGGGCCGCGTCAACGGCCTGTCCGTGACCTACTTCGGCGAGTACGAGTTCGGCCTGCCGCACCACATCGCCTGCACCGTGGGCGTGGGCCGCGAAGGCATCGTGGACCTGGAGCGCGAGGCCGAACTGGGCGGCCCGATCCACACCAAGGCCATGATGATCCTCAAGAGCTATCTGCTGGGCCTGTTCGCCTACGACAAGCCGCTCATCCTCTCGGGCTCGCTCTACTTCGAGCAGTCCTATGCCGAGGTGGAAGGCGACTCGGCCTCGGGCGCGGAGCTGGCCGCCCTGCTATCGGCTTTGGCCGAGGCGCCGATCGAACTGTCCCTGGCCTTCACCGGAGCCGTGAACCAGTCCGGGGCCATCATGGCCGTGGGCGGGGTGACCCGCAAGATCGAGGGATTCTTCGAGGTCTGTCGCCGTCGCGGCCTCACCGGCAGGCAGGGCGTGCTCATCCCGGCCGACAACGTGCGCAACCTCATGCTCAAGCCCGAAGTCGTGCGCGCCGTGGCCGACGGCAAGTTCTCCATCTATCCCGTGGCCTGCATCGAGGATGCGCTGGAGCTGCTCACCGGCATTCAGGCCGGCAAGCGCGGCCCTGACGGGACCTTCCCCGAGGGCACGCTCTACCGCCGCGTGGACGACCGCCTGGGGGCCCTGGCCAGGGCCGCGGCCCAGTTCGGCCAAAGCTGGAGGATCTGA
- a CDS encoding MFS transporter, which yields MSTSEKILSAAQAGSGQSGGLLRALRHRNYRLFFAGQGISLVGTWMQTMAQAWLVYRLSGSSLALGLVGFAGQIPVFLLAVFGGVVADARNRRAIMLWTQALSMLLALAAAALTLSGVVQVWHVMLLAVGLGVVNAFDIPARQAFVIDMVGRQDLHNAIALNSSMFNSARVLGPTLAGLLVPLVGEGWCFLLNGASYLAVMASLLLMRLPPDAPKPTGASAWRRVGDGLTFAAHHTAIRTVLLLTGLSSLLGTSYATLMPVFADRILGGGPGALGLLMGAAGLGAFGGAMLLAARRDSLGLGRWIIRAGVGFGLSLAVFSLSRQLWLSAALLAPVGFCMVVMMASANTLLQQTTPDGYRGRVMALFSIMVVGMSPFGALLAGALAHLIGPQLTVLAGGLACVAAAAGFRPGLTRCVAQ from the coding sequence ATGAGCACGAGCGAAAAGATCCTCAGCGCGGCGCAGGCCGGATCCGGCCAGTCCGGAGGCCTTTTGCGCGCCTTGCGCCATCGCAATTACCGCCTGTTCTTCGCCGGCCAAGGCATCTCCCTGGTTGGCACCTGGATGCAGACCATGGCCCAGGCCTGGCTGGTCTATCGCCTGAGCGGCTCCAGCCTGGCTTTGGGACTGGTAGGCTTCGCGGGCCAGATCCCCGTGTTCCTGCTGGCCGTGTTCGGCGGCGTGGTGGCCGACGCGCGCAACCGGCGCGCCATCATGCTCTGGACCCAGGCCCTGTCCATGCTCCTGGCCCTGGCCGCGGCGGCCCTGACCCTGAGCGGCGTCGTGCAGGTCTGGCATGTCATGCTGCTGGCCGTGGGCCTGGGCGTGGTCAACGCCTTCGACATCCCGGCCCGGCAGGCCTTCGTCATAGACATGGTCGGACGCCAGGACCTGCATAACGCTATCGCCCTGAACTCCTCCATGTTCAACAGCGCGCGAGTGCTCGGGCCGACCCTGGCGGGCCTGCTGGTGCCCCTGGTAGGCGAAGGCTGGTGCTTCCTGCTCAATGGCGCGAGCTACCTGGCGGTCATGGCCAGCCTGCTGCTCATGCGCCTGCCCCCGGACGCGCCGAAGCCCACCGGGGCTTCGGCCTGGCGCCGTGTGGGTGACGGCCTGACCTTCGCCGCGCATCACACGGCCATACGCACAGTTCTGCTGCTCACCGGATTGAGCAGCTTGCTTGGCACGTCCTACGCGACCCTCATGCCCGTGTTCGCGGACAGAATACTCGGCGGCGGGCCAGGGGCCTTGGGCCTGCTCATGGGCGCGGCCGGGCTTGGAGCCTTTGGCGGAGCCATGCTGCTGGCCGCCCGGCGCGACTCGCTGGGCCTGGGGCGCTGGATCATCCGGGCCGGCGTGGGTTTCGGGCTAAGCCTTGCGGTTTTCTCCCTTTCGCGCCAGCTCTGGCTCTCCGCGGCGCTGCTCGCGCCCGTGGGCTTCTGCATGGTGGTCATGATGGCCTCGGCCAATACCCTGCTGCAGCAGACCACGCCGGACGGTTACCGGGGCAGGGTCATGGCCCTGTTCTCCATTATGGTCGTGGGCATGTCGCCCTTTGGAGCTCTGCTGGCCGGAGCCTTGGCCCATTTGATCGGCCCGCAGCTCACGGTGCTGGCCGGTGGGTTGGCCTGCGTGGCCGCGGCGGCGGGCTTCAGGCCCGGACTGACGCGTTGCGTGGCCCAGTAA
- a CDS encoding LysM peptidoglycan-binding domain-containing protein codes for MKKLTLFVLAIALMTAFGCAKKQTAAQTEPVAQQEQAVEEPMAEPEPTPEPVVEAEPTAQELYDQRYAALPTTYTVEKGDALWWIAEFQQIYNDPFMWPLIYQANRSQISNPNLIEPGQVLEIPRSGFTLQDIKAARKMAGAPWADLEPAETSVLPSDIRSELGYGF; via the coding sequence ATGAAGAAGCTCACACTATTCGTGTTGGCCATTGCACTCATGACTGCGTTCGGTTGCGCCAAGAAGCAGACCGCCGCCCAGACTGAACCCGTAGCCCAACAAGAGCAGGCTGTGGAAGAGCCCATGGCTGAGCCGGAGCCTACGCCCGAGCCCGTGGTCGAAGCCGAACCCACGGCGCAGGAGCTGTACGACCAGCGCTACGCTGCACTGCCCACCACGTACACCGTGGAGAAGGGCGACGCCTTGTGGTGGATCGCCGAGTTTCAGCAGATCTACAACGACCCCTTCATGTGGCCGCTCATTTACCAGGCCAACCGTTCCCAGATCAGCAACCCGAACCTGATCGAGCCCGGTCAGGTCCTGGAGATTCCGCGCTCCGGCTTCACGCTGCAGGACATCAAGGCTGCCCGCAAGATGGCCGGCGCGCCCTGGGCGGACCTGGAGCCCGCCGAGACGTCCGTGCTGCCTTCGGACATCCGTTCCGAGCTGGGCTACGGGTTCTAG
- a CDS encoding triose-phosphate isomerase translates to MSLLHLNKTERKLSLKNPANPELFRRIYPYTNISRISFDDRFIMPRPADPMFITDTTFRDGQQARPPYSVDQISHIFDLLHKLGGKSGLIRASEFFLYSDKDRRAVEACLAKGYKYPRVTGWIRANAKDLKLVKDMGLTETGMLTSVSDYHIYLKLQKNRKQAMDDYLEVVSKALDWGITPRCHFEDITRADIYGFCIPFAQKLMQLSKEYHLPVKIRLCDTMGYGVPYPGSDLPRSVARIVRAFTDEAEVPGEWLEWHGHNDFHKVLVNGVVAWLYGCGGINGTLLGFGERTGNSPIEALVIEYIQLTGDDDAAETPVISEIAEYFERELGYRVPDNYPFVGKDFNATSAGIHVDGLLKNEEIYNIFDTTKLLNRKVPIIITDKSGRAGVAYWINHQLGLSKDAQIDKRHPAVGKIYESIEKAYQAGRTTSFSNQEMKSLVKRYLPELFASEFDHLKQLAHNLSARLVVRLSESPEVRSMNPDAAGKVIGDFLAKYPVIQFVNLVDTDGKVVERVVANEEDKPKYAPLTRGTDLSSREWFITPMQTGKLHITNFYQSQYTGKLLLTVAVPVVDEQDNPRGVLGADIRFEELLKRHAELDPQDPTEMV, encoded by the coding sequence ATGAGCCTTCTGCATCTAAACAAAACCGAACGCAAGCTGAGCCTGAAGAACCCGGCCAATCCCGAACTCTTCCGGCGCATCTATCCCTACACCAATATCAGCCGCATAAGCTTCGACGATCGCTTCATCATGCCCAGGCCGGCCGACCCCATGTTCATCACGGACACTACGTTTCGTGACGGACAGCAGGCCCGTCCTCCATATTCCGTAGATCAGATCAGTCATATATTCGACCTGTTACATAAGCTAGGCGGCAAGTCCGGGCTCATTCGCGCAAGCGAGTTCTTCCTCTATTCGGACAAGGATCGCCGCGCCGTGGAAGCTTGCCTGGCCAAGGGCTACAAATATCCGCGCGTCACCGGCTGGATCCGGGCCAACGCCAAAGACCTCAAGCTGGTCAAGGACATGGGCCTGACCGAGACGGGCATGCTCACCTCGGTTTCGGACTACCATATTTACTTGAAGCTGCAGAAGAATCGTAAGCAGGCCATGGACGATTACCTTGAAGTGGTCAGCAAGGCCCTGGATTGGGGCATCACCCCCCGCTGCCATTTCGAGGACATCACCCGCGCGGACATCTACGGCTTCTGCATCCCCTTTGCCCAGAAGCTCATGCAATTGTCCAAGGAATACCATCTGCCGGTGAAGATCCGCCTGTGCGACACCATGGGCTACGGCGTGCCCTACCCCGGCTCGGACCTGCCGCGCTCGGTGGCGCGCATCGTGCGCGCCTTCACCGACGAGGCCGAGGTGCCCGGCGAGTGGCTCGAATGGCACGGCCACAACGACTTCCACAAGGTGCTCGTCAACGGCGTGGTGGCCTGGCTCTATGGCTGCGGCGGCATTAACGGCACGCTGCTCGGCTTCGGCGAACGCACGGGCAACTCGCCCATCGAGGCGCTGGTCATCGAGTACATACAGCTCACTGGCGACGACGACGCAGCCGAGACCCCGGTCATCTCCGAGATCGCCGAATACTTCGAACGCGAGTTGGGCTACCGCGTGCCGGACAATTACCCGTTCGTGGGCAAGGACTTCAACGCCACCAGCGCGGGCATCCATGTGGACGGGCTGCTCAAGAACGAGGAAATCTACAACATCTTCGACACGACCAAGCTCCTCAACCGCAAGGTGCCCATCATCATCACCGACAAGTCCGGCCGCGCGGGCGTGGCCTACTGGATCAACCACCAGCTGGGCCTGTCCAAGGACGCGCAGATCGACAAGCGCCACCCGGCCGTGGGCAAGATCTACGAGTCCATCGAAAAAGCCTACCAGGCGGGCCGCACCACATCCTTCTCCAACCAGGAGATGAAGTCCCTGGTCAAACGCTACCTGCCCGAGCTGTTCGCCTCCGAATTCGACCACCTCAAGCAGCTGGCGCACAATCTATCGGCCAGGCTCGTGGTGCGTCTCTCGGAATCCCCCGAGGTGCGCTCCATGAATCCCGATGCGGCGGGCAAGGTCATCGGCGACTTCCTGGCCAAATACCCGGTCATCCAGTTCGTCAACCTGGTGGACACCGATGGCAAGGTGGTGGAACGCGTGGTGGCCAACGAAGAGGACAAGCCTAAATACGCGCCCCTGACTCGAGGCACCGACCTGTCAAGCCGCGAATGGTTCATCACGCCCATGCAGACCGGCAAGCTGCACATCACCAATTTCTACCAGTCGCAGTACACGGGCAAGCTCCTGCTGACCGTGGCCGTGCCCGTGGTGGACGAGCAGGACAACCCGCGCGGCGTGCTCGGCGCGGACATTCGTTTCGAGGAGCTGCTCAAGCGACACGCAGAACTTGATCCGCAAGACCCCACCGAGATGGTGTAG
- a CDS encoding septal ring lytic transglycosylase RlpA family protein encodes MAGCSLKGLAAVLMAVLATGALLTACAGKSPIYQQKHTIAQPSTRQGQAQSSPNKGKIRPYTVMGETYHPLKSADGYAEEGLASWYGRDFHGKATANGEMYDMYKPSAAHKLLPLGTRVRVTNLENGKSIYLTINDRGPFVKGRIIDLSYEAANRLGSLDKGVAMVRVESVGGIPGAVGGNLPGPFYIQVGSFTQRDNADKLKAEMYASGYRSTRLVEAQVDGSTWWRVQAGEFQNLATARLELNRITLSYSEAFVVAR; translated from the coding sequence ATGGCAGGATGCAGCCTGAAAGGCTTGGCCGCCGTTCTCATGGCGGTGCTTGCAACCGGCGCTCTATTGACCGCCTGCGCCGGCAAGAGCCCCATCTATCAGCAGAAACACACGATAGCGCAGCCCTCCACAAGGCAGGGCCAAGCGCAATCCAGCCCGAACAAGGGCAAGATCAGGCCGTATACGGTCATGGGTGAAACATACCACCCGCTGAAAAGTGCCGACGGCTATGCCGAGGAAGGCCTGGCCTCCTGGTACGGGCGGGATTTCCACGGAAAGGCCACGGCCAACGGCGAGATGTACGACATGTACAAGCCCAGTGCCGCGCACAAGCTTTTGCCCCTGGGCACGCGCGTGCGCGTCACCAACCTGGAGAACGGCAAGTCCATCTACCTGACCATTAATGATCGGGGACCTTTCGTTAAAGGCCGCATCATCGATCTGTCCTATGAGGCCGCCAACCGTCTGGGCTCGCTTGATAAGGGCGTAGCCATGGTACGCGTGGAAAGCGTGGGCGGCATTCCCGGCGCGGTGGGCGGCAATCTTCCCGGCCCGTTCTACATCCAGGTGGGCTCGTTCACTCAGCGCGACAACGCGGACAAACTCAAGGCCGAGATGTACGCCAGCGGCTACCGCTCCACGCGCCTGGTCGAGGCGCAGGTGGACGGGTCAACCTGGTGGCGCGTGCAGGCCGGCGAATTCCAGAATCTGGCCACGGCCAGGCTGGAACTGAACAGAATAACCTTGAGTTACTCCGAAGCCTTCGTGGTAGCTCGCTGA